The genomic stretch GGCGGGCGATGCGCTGATCATCCTGGCTTTCCAGACCCTGGCACGGGCGGCGCCCTGCGCGCCGGAGCGCCTCGGCCACGTGATAGGCGCGGTGGGCGATGGGGTCGGGGTGCCTTTCGGTATCGTCGCCGGCCAGGCCTGGGAATGCGAGCCGGAGGTGAACCTCTCGGACTATCAGCGGCAAAAGACCGGCGCGCTGTTTGCGGCCGCCGCGGTGGCCGGCGCAGCCGCGGCCGGGTCGACGGACGCCGAGGCTTGGCGCCTGCTGGGCGACCGGCTGGGCGAGGCCTACCAAGTTGCCGACGACCTGCGCGACGCAGTCGAGGACGAAGCCACCATCGGCAAGCCGGTGGGGCGCGACAAGGCACTCGGGCGGCCGAGCGCGGTCGCGGAATTCGGGCTGAAGGGCGCGATCGCGCGGCTGGCGACGTTGGCCGATGGCGCGGTGGCGTCGATCCCGGACTGCCAGGGCCAGACGCTGCTGCGCGGGCTGATCCTGGCGGAGACGCGCCGCCTGTTGCCCGCTAAGCTGGCGACTGTCTGAGCGCGCGTAGCATGTCAGGGGCCGACACCTTGGCGGCGCCGCAGGTCTCGCTGCTCGACCGATTCCGCGCCTTCCGCGAGGGCATGGCGGCGAAGCCCGGCTTCCGTCGCTGGGCGGCGCGCTTCCCGCTGACGCGGCCCTTTGCGCGGCGTCGCGCGCGGGCCTTGTTCGATATCTGCGCGGGCTTCGTCTACACGCAGGTGTTGCTGGCCTGCGTGCAGCTGCGGGTGTTCGCGATCCTGTCGGAAGCGCCGCT from Roseomonas fluvialis encodes the following:
- a CDS encoding polyprenyl synthetase family protein; the protein is MMDPATRIESTLADAVLLAEATGAPPRLAAAMRHAVFPKGARIRPRLTIAVAMACGDDRPRLSSAAAASIELLHCASLVHDDMPCFDDADTRRGKPSVHRAFGEPLAVLAGDALIILAFQTLARAAPCAPERLGHVIGAVGDGVGVPFGIVAGQAWECEPEVNLSDYQRQKTGALFAAAAVAGAAAAGSTDAEAWRLLGDRLGEAYQVADDLRDAVEDEATIGKPVGRDKALGRPSAVAEFGLKGAIARLATLADGAVASIPDCQGQTLLRGLILAETRRLLPAKLATV